One genomic segment of Erysipelotrichaceae bacterium 66202529 includes these proteins:
- a CDS encoding carbohydrate ABC transporter substrate-binding protein: MKKMVALACVGLMAASVVTGCSSKKDDGSSGSDGEKRVIKFDAFSGGNGEEVWKEMAKAFEAKNKDVKVELRFEKDLPAVLNKENSKGEYSDIVYYNLGQQSQFTETQLNSKKVEDISDVFADENVKKNINPDFVNNPVSQFYGDGKNYLAPIMYTPGGLYYNANLVGEGKQYEIPQTWDDMFKLGDELKKDGKVSLFTYATAGYLDNTILSVIQEAGGQELLSKLLNYDSAAWSSKEGKMVTDTIGRLVKDYMEPNTVANANVKDGFTKNQQAVIDGKALFMPNGSWVVGEMEATTPKDFKWGVTAVPALTKDGKKAITTFTEQCWIPSEAKNKDDAKAFLKFIYSEEGANIMLKYNCVVPINGITDKLTGVNKELYNVYNDENVTAVIGAFAPFDSAAIPDVDMKKVLCFTADDINTGKTTAEKWNSELVKTWKTISEHPVK; encoded by the coding sequence ATGAAAAAAATGGTAGCACTTGCTTGCGTTGGGTTAATGGCCGCAAGCGTTGTTACAGGCTGCAGCAGCAAGAAGGATGACGGGTCTTCTGGCAGCGACGGCGAAAAACGTGTCATCAAATTCGATGCGTTCTCTGGAGGAAACGGCGAAGAAGTTTGGAAGGAAATGGCAAAGGCATTTGAAGCGAAAAACAAAGATGTAAAGGTAGAGCTTCGCTTTGAAAAAGACCTGCCGGCAGTTCTGAACAAGGAAAACAGTAAAGGGGAATATTCCGATATCGTTTATTACAACCTGGGTCAGCAGAGCCAGTTTACAGAAACACAGTTAAACAGCAAAAAGGTAGAAGACATCTCTGATGTGTTCGCAGATGAAAACGTTAAGAAAAACATCAACCCGGATTTCGTAAACAACCCGGTATCTCAGTTCTATGGTGACGGCAAAAACTATCTGGCACCAATCATGTATACACCTGGTGGTTTATATTACAATGCAAACCTGGTAGGTGAAGGAAAGCAATATGAAATTCCTCAGACCTGGGACGATATGTTTAAACTGGGCGATGAGCTGAAGAAAGACGGTAAGGTATCTCTGTTCACATATGCAACAGCAGGCTATCTGGACAACACCATTCTCTCTGTTATTCAGGAAGCTGGCGGACAGGAGCTGTTAAGCAAACTGCTGAACTATGATTCTGCGGCTTGGAGCAGCAAAGAAGGTAAGATGGTTACCGATACGATTGGACGTCTTGTAAAAGACTACATGGAACCAAATACAGTTGCTAATGCAAACGTAAAAGACGGATTCACAAAGAACCAGCAGGCTGTTATTGATGGTAAGGCTTTATTCATGCCAAACGGTAGCTGGGTAGTTGGTGAAATGGAAGCTACAACTCCAAAAGACTTCAAATGGGGCGTAACGGCAGTTCCTGCACTGACAAAAGACGGAAAGAAAGCCATCACTACATTTACAGAGCAGTGCTGGATTCCTTCTGAAGCAAAGAACAAGGATGATGCAAAAGCATTCCTGAAATTTATCTATTCTGAAGAAGGCGCAAACATCATGCTGAAATACAACTGTGTAGTACCTATTAACGGTATCACAGACAAGCTGACAGGCGTTAACAAAGAGCTGTACAATGTTTATAATGACGAGAACGTAACTGCAGTTATCGGCGCATTTGCACCATTTGACTCTGCAGCAATCCCTGATGTAGACATGAAGAAGGTATTATGTTTCACAGCTGATGATATCAATACTGGTAAGACTACTGCTGAAAAGTGGAACAGTGAATTAGTGAAAACTTGGAAAACGATTAGTGAGCATCCAGTAAAATAA
- a CDS encoding ABC transporter permease subunit, protein MNKKKAQRRFVFACLAPAVILVILFMVIPTFNVFRYSLYGKTGIVGDASFVGLNNFKILFSDARFIESMQNMILIIVMVTLFTVVLAVLFATLLTREEFKGKNFFRVIFYIPNILSIVVIAGIFSAIYAPDNGLLNSFLEMIGLGMLQKQWMGDSGIILYSIIFALVWQAIGYYMVMYMASMSSIPENLYEAAALEGAGKVKQFFMITLPLIWNNIRTTLTFFVISTINLSFMFIQINTNGDLGSEVPLNYMYNKAFGGNYSYGMAIGVITFIFSFALSGLLNKITERDVLEF, encoded by the coding sequence ATGAATAAAAAGAAAGCACAGAGAAGGTTTGTCTTTGCCTGCCTGGCACCGGCTGTCATCCTTGTGATTCTCTTTATGGTGATTCCTACCTTCAACGTATTCCGTTACTCTCTGTATGGGAAAACGGGTATCGTCGGTGATGCCTCGTTTGTAGGATTGAACAACTTTAAAATTTTATTTAGTGATGCGCGATTTATCGAATCTATGCAGAACATGATCCTGATCATTGTAATGGTGACATTGTTCACCGTTGTACTCGCTGTTCTGTTTGCGACCTTACTGACAAGGGAAGAATTCAAGGGAAAGAACTTCTTCCGTGTAATCTTCTATATTCCTAATATTCTCAGTATCGTTGTTATTGCCGGTATTTTCTCGGCTATTTATGCTCCGGATAATGGCCTGCTCAACAGCTTCCTTGAAATGATTGGGCTCGGTATGCTGCAAAAGCAATGGATGGGAGATTCCGGTATCATATTGTATTCCATTATCTTTGCACTGGTATGGCAGGCAATCGGCTACTACATGGTTATGTATATGGCTAGTATGTCGTCCATTCCGGAAAATCTGTACGAAGCGGCTGCTCTGGAAGGGGCAGGAAAGGTAAAGCAGTTCTTCATGATTACTCTTCCTCTGATTTGGAACAATATCCGAACGACACTGACCTTCTTCGTTATTTCCACGATCAATTTGAGCTTTATGTTCATTCAGATCAATACGAATGGAGATCTTGGAAGTGAAGTACCGCTGAACTATATGTATAACAAGGCCTTTGGAGGAAATTATTCCTATGGTATGGCAATCGGTGTTATTACCTTTATCTTCTCCTTCGCCCTGTCTGGTTTACTGAACAAAATCACAGAACGTGATGTTCTGGAATTCTAG
- a CDS encoding ABC transporter permease subunit: MNKKKMSPHAWYKIFVYVAMIVFAISIIVPVAWVFLSSVKSQLDLVGDPWSMPTQFLWSNFVDAMEQARMGEYFINSVFVTVLGLIFLLVLALPASYVLARYPFKGKKFFNALFMAGLFVNVNYIVLPIYLMLFQADQLLGVEVFLNNKVMLALVNAATSLPFTIYLLSGYFKTLPKAYEEAALIDGCGYFKTMTKIMIPMARPSIITVILFQFLAFWNEYIMAFTLMDKDNATLAVGLKFLMADQRSQANYGVMYAGLVIVMVPTLILYICVQKKLTQGMSLGGLKD, from the coding sequence ATGAATAAGAAAAAAATGTCGCCTCATGCCTGGTATAAGATCTTCGTCTATGTGGCAATGATTGTATTCGCCATCAGTATCATCGTTCCGGTTGCCTGGGTATTCCTGTCCAGTGTGAAGTCACAGCTGGATTTGGTTGGAGACCCCTGGTCCATGCCGACACAGTTTCTGTGGAGCAATTTTGTTGATGCGATGGAACAGGCCCGCATGGGAGAGTATTTCATCAATTCCGTATTCGTTACTGTACTTGGACTGATTTTCCTGCTCGTGCTGGCACTGCCGGCATCCTATGTACTGGCAAGATATCCGTTTAAGGGAAAGAAATTCTTCAATGCTTTATTTATGGCAGGTCTGTTTGTCAATGTGAATTATATCGTATTACCGATTTATCTGATGCTGTTTCAGGCGGATCAGCTGCTCGGTGTGGAGGTATTCCTGAACAACAAGGTAATGCTGGCACTTGTCAATGCGGCTACTAGTCTTCCGTTTACGATTTATCTGTTAAGCGGATATTTCAAAACACTGCCAAAGGCTTATGAGGAAGCAGCGCTGATCGATGGCTGCGGATATTTCAAAACAATGACGAAAATCATGATTCCTATGGCAAGACCGAGTATCATCACCGTTATTCTGTTTCAGTTCCTGGCGTTCTGGAATGAGTATATCATGGCCTTTACCCTGATGGATAAGGATAATGCGACCTTGGCTGTCGGCTTGAAATTCCTAATGGCGGATCAGCGCTCGCAGGCAAACTACGGTGTCATGTATGCAGGTCTTGTAATCGTCATGGTACCAACTTTGATTTTGTACATCTGTGTACAGAAGAAACTGACCCAGGGTATGAGCCTTGGAGGTCTGAAAGATTAG
- the gnpA gene encoding 1,3-beta-galactosyl-N-acetylhexosamine phosphorylase: MKKTFGRVTLPGESNFLEETKDLLERWGADAIRDSDGTKLDEGIRNLNAKIYTTYFVARGHNEFAQQHMEECQQIYLMSAYTLAVNEDVRIAFAAEYFNQQVTPDYDHDPKQWWEVIDRTSDTVVDPASWELDQKQNEVIIHHANPFHEYTVSFLAYILWDPTQMYNHITNDWGDKPHEIPFDVRKPYSRSYVVDYLKDWLQEEENKRCDVVRFTTFFYHFTLIFNQYAKEKFVDWCGYGASVSTEAILAFEQEKGYRLRPEVFVQNGYYNSTFCVPTKEYQEYIDFTQRFVSERAKELVDLVHEAGKEAMMFLGDNWIGTEPYGKYFPSIGLDAVVGSVGGGATLRLISDIPGVKYHEGRFLPYFFPDTFHEGNDPVIEAVDNWLSARRAIMRKPIDRIGYGGYPSLAYKFPKFVEYIEKVCEEFRQIYDIVHDQIPYCGLKVAILNHWGALRSWHAYMVAHGLYCKQIYSYNGMLESLSGASVDVVFLSFDELLEQGIPSDIDVIINAGDAGTAFSGGDIWKNEKLVSMLRAWVYEGHGLVGIGEPTAYEHGGRFFQLADAFGVDKELGFTLHTDKYFHTPCATHFITEDVVEPLDFGEGMKNIYALHEDTEIIAYNNGEVNLAAHAYGNGRCVYIAGLPYSTQNTRILLRALYHAAGKEEAFKKWYADNLYCEVHAYPQSKQYAILNNTNEIQESGVYDGEGTLKHVTLQPGEIRWMVMK; this comes from the coding sequence ATGAAAAAAACATTCGGCAGAGTAACTTTGCCTGGAGAAAGCAATTTTCTGGAAGAAACAAAAGATTTACTGGAGCGCTGGGGGGCGGATGCGATTCGTGACAGCGACGGTACAAAGCTTGATGAAGGAATACGCAATCTGAATGCGAAGATATATACCACATATTTCGTAGCCAGAGGGCACAATGAATTTGCCCAGCAGCACATGGAGGAATGTCAGCAGATCTACCTGATGAGCGCTTATACACTGGCAGTAAATGAAGATGTCCGCATTGCGTTTGCGGCAGAATACTTCAACCAGCAGGTCACGCCGGATTATGATCATGATCCCAAACAGTGGTGGGAAGTCATTGACCGTACCAGTGATACAGTAGTTGATCCTGCAAGCTGGGAGCTGGATCAAAAACAGAATGAAGTTATCATACATCATGCGAACCCGTTTCATGAGTATACGGTCAGCTTTCTTGCTTATATTCTCTGGGATCCTACGCAGATGTACAATCATATTACCAACGACTGGGGAGATAAGCCTCATGAGATACCGTTTGATGTCCGCAAGCCGTACAGTAGAAGCTATGTTGTTGATTACTTGAAAGACTGGCTGCAGGAGGAAGAGAATAAGCGCTGCGATGTTGTGCGCTTCACGACCTTCTTCTATCACTTCACGTTGATTTTCAATCAATATGCGAAGGAAAAATTTGTAGACTGGTGCGGCTATGGTGCTAGTGTCTCCACGGAAGCGATTCTTGCATTTGAACAGGAAAAGGGCTATCGCCTGCGGCCGGAAGTCTTTGTCCAGAACGGATATTATAATTCCACCTTCTGTGTTCCAACGAAGGAATATCAGGAATATATCGATTTTACACAGCGCTTTGTCAGCGAACGGGCAAAGGAGCTGGTAGATCTGGTGCATGAAGCCGGTAAGGAAGCGATGATGTTTCTCGGTGATAACTGGATCGGAACCGAGCCGTATGGAAAATACTTTCCTTCTATCGGTCTGGATGCCGTGGTTGGCAGTGTCGGAGGCGGTGCAACTCTGCGCCTGATTTCCGATATCCCTGGTGTGAAGTACCATGAAGGCAGATTCCTTCCGTATTTCTTCCCGGATACCTTCCATGAAGGCAATGATCCGGTGATCGAAGCGGTGGATAACTGGTTGAGTGCCAGACGTGCCATCATGCGTAAGCCAATCGATCGGATTGGATACGGCGGGTATCCGAGTCTTGCTTATAAATTTCCGAAATTTGTGGAATACATTGAAAAGGTTTGTGAGGAATTCCGTCAGATTTATGATATCGTGCATGATCAGATACCGTATTGCGGTCTAAAGGTTGCCATACTCAATCACTGGGGGGCGCTGCGCAGCTGGCATGCCTACATGGTGGCGCATGGACTGTACTGTAAGCAGATTTATTCTTATAACGGTATGCTGGAATCCCTGAGCGGTGCCAGCGTCGATGTTGTGTTCCTCAGCTTTGATGAGCTATTGGAGCAGGGGATTCCGTCAGATATTGATGTGATTATCAATGCTGGGGATGCCGGAACAGCCTTTTCCGGTGGTGATATCTGGAAAAATGAAAAGCTGGTCAGCATGCTGCGCGCATGGGTTTACGAAGGTCATGGTCTGGTTGGAATCGGTGAACCGACGGCCTATGAGCATGGTGGGCGCTTCTTCCAGCTGGCAGATGCCTTCGGTGTCGATAAGGAGCTGGGCTTCACCCTGCATACAGATAAATACTTCCATACACCGTGTGCTACTCACTTCATAACAGAGGATGTTGTGGAGCCTCTGGATTTCGGGGAGGGTATGAAAAATATTTATGCCCTGCATGAGGATACGGAGATCATCGCTTATAACAACGGTGAAGTAAATCTGGCAGCACATGCCTATGGAAATGGACGCTGTGTGTATATCGCAGGGCTACCTTACAGCACACAGAATACGAGAATCCTCCTGCGTGCACTGTATCATGCAGCAGGAAAAGAGGAAGCGTTCAAAAAATGGTATGCGGACAATCTGTACTGCGAGGTACATGCATATCCGCAGTCAAAGCAGTATGCAATTTTAAATAATACAAATGAAATCCAGGAAAGTGGTGTGTATGACGGAGAGGGTACTCTCAAACATGTGACACTGCAGCCTGGGGAAATACGATGGATGGTGATGAAATAA
- the ugpC gene encoding sn-glycerol-3-phosphate ABC transporter ATP-binding protein UgpC encodes MADLSLRHIDKIYDNNVQAVFDFNLEIKDKEFIVFVGPSGCGKSTTLRMIAGLEDISAGEFYIDDKLMNDVEPKDRDIAMVFQSYALYPHMSVYDNMAFGLKLKKTPKEEIDKRVRDAARILEIEDYLDRKPKALSGGQRQRVALGRAIVRNAKVFLMDEPLSNLDAKLRVQMRSEIIKLHERINATTIYVTHDQTEAMTMADRIVVMKAGYIQQIGTPKEIYNNPKNMFVAGFLGAPATNFLQGTYEKDSFICNGQRIELPDMFHEAMKPYDGKAVVMGIRPEDLHGEGIVAETYPTSHFMFDVEVSELLGHEFILHGRFGKQRLEAKVAARIEARPHEDIELAMDLSKVHFFDKETEETII; translated from the coding sequence ATGGCAGATTTATCATTAAGACATATCGATAAGATCTATGATAATAATGTACAGGCTGTCTTTGATTTCAATCTTGAAATCAAGGATAAGGAGTTTATTGTTTTCGTAGGCCCGTCCGGATGTGGAAAATCAACAACTCTGCGTATGATTGCAGGATTGGAGGATATCTCCGCCGGAGAGTTTTATATTGATGACAAGCTGATGAATGATGTGGAACCAAAGGATCGTGATATTGCCATGGTCTTTCAGTCCTACGCATTGTATCCGCATATGAGTGTCTATGACAATATGGCATTTGGTCTGAAGCTGAAAAAGACACCAAAGGAAGAAATTGACAAGCGTGTTCGTGATGCTGCACGGATTCTTGAAATTGAGGATTATCTAGATCGTAAGCCGAAGGCGTTATCCGGTGGACAGCGGCAGCGTGTTGCGCTGGGACGTGCAATCGTGCGAAATGCGAAGGTATTCCTGATGGATGAGCCGCTTTCCAATCTGGATGCCAAGCTGCGTGTACAGATGAGAAGTGAAATTATCAAGCTGCATGAGCGTATCAATGCAACAACGATTTATGTAACCCATGACCAGACGGAAGCGATGACTATGGCGGATCGTATTGTTGTCATGAAGGCAGGCTATATTCAGCAGATCGGCACACCGAAGGAAATCTATAACAATCCGAAGAACATGTTCGTTGCCGGCTTCCTTGGGGCACCTGCGACTAATTTCCTGCAGGGAACCTATGAAAAGGATTCGTTTATATGCAACGGACAGCGGATAGAGCTTCCGGATATGTTCCATGAGGCTATGAAGCCGTATGATGGAAAAGCAGTTGTTATGGGTATCCGTCCCGAGGATCTGCATGGGGAAGGAATTGTTGCGGAAACATATCCGACCTCCCATTTTATGTTTGATGTTGAGGTCAGCGAGCTTCTCGGTCATGAATTTATCCTGCATGGACGTTTTGGAAAACAGCGTCTGGAGGCAAAGGTCGCAGCTCGTATTGAAGCAAGACCACATGAGGATATTGAGCTGGCTATGGATCTTAGCAAGGTTCATTTCTTTGATAAGGAAACAGAGGAAACAATTATTTAG
- a CDS encoding MerR family transcriptional regulator, with translation MKTYYKINEISKLYNIGQDALRYYEELGILHPMRDKNNYRQYTTSDIHRLNVIRDLRNLGFSMQSIREYLENRTIANSLAFMEEEERIINKKIEELYQLKIDILHRSASLKACQQLPMETMELLKLPQRKCVALKTDTVHDDVDYQLMKLSKEYEKNIYTIANFNTGFFLKISDDNQIHATSVFIAGESLQEWEFTLPAGTYLNLYYQGARDKSYEHLHKMLQYCKENGYVTGNHMMEFFVIDTHETRIQEEYITQLQIELKNI, from the coding sequence ATGAAAACATACTATAAAATCAACGAAATATCAAAATTATATAATATCGGACAGGATGCTCTGCGATATTATGAGGAGCTTGGTATTCTGCATCCTATGCGTGACAAAAACAATTACCGGCAGTATACAACAAGTGATATACACCGGCTAAATGTGATCCGAGATCTTAGAAACCTGGGATTTTCCATGCAAAGTATTCGGGAATATCTGGAAAATCGAACAATCGCCAACAGCCTGGCATTTATGGAGGAGGAAGAACGCATCATAAATAAAAAAATTGAGGAGCTGTATCAGTTGAAAATTGATATCCTACACCGTTCGGCTTCCTTGAAGGCCTGTCAGCAGCTGCCAATGGAAACGATGGAATTGCTGAAGCTGCCGCAGCGCAAGTGTGTGGCTCTAAAAACAGATACGGTACACGATGATGTGGATTACCAGCTGATGAAGCTCTCTAAGGAATATGAAAAAAACATTTATACGATTGCTAATTTCAACACCGGCTTTTTTCTGAAGATTTCCGACGATAACCAGATTCATGCAACCTCTGTTTTTATTGCCGGTGAATCCTTACAGGAATGGGAATTCACACTGCCTGCAGGAACCTATCTGAATCTGTATTATCAGGGGGCAAGAGATAAATCCTATGAGCATCTGCATAAAATGCTGCAATATTGTAAGGAAAACGGATATGTGACAGGAAACCATATGATGGAATTCTTCGTTATTGATACCCATGAAACACGGATACAGGAGGAGTATATTACACAGCTTCAGATTGAACTCAAGAATATATAA
- a CDS encoding MATE family efflux transporter has product MNHKKQFFKFVIPSVVSMLVFNLYTMVDGIYVARFVGEHALSAVNISMPYVNFIFAFSILFSVGTSTVVAIYRGENNMRSANETFTRNTIFLTVCALIITFLALVFQNELALFLGASEATLPYVHDYLGILIWFTFFFIVSYSMEVLVKTDGFPKLATTAVTVGAITNIVMDYILVVHVGMGIRGAAIATGLSQVLTFTVFTLHFLGKKGTIHWCKTTMDLTIYKRIIPIGTADFITELSAGTIIFLFNHAILKHIGDSGVVTYTVITYIYNIVMMTFTGISQGMQPLVSFYRGRKEERVCRLFLHYALISTLVMSIIALAVCLIMTPVLVSIFIDSSRTVLYNDTIHAFRIYSLCYLVIGYNIVCSGYFAAVEKSRYSFTISLLRGFVFIAASIWIMGELFQGEGIWYATLVCESSTLLVSIGCMLRSRKKTQVSSQQVVQQV; this is encoded by the coding sequence ATGAATCATAAAAAACAGTTTTTCAAATTTGTAATTCCCAGCGTGGTTTCCATGCTGGTGTTCAATCTGTATACGATGGTAGACGGCATTTATGTGGCCCGTTTTGTCGGTGAGCATGCATTGTCAGCCGTAAATATTTCCATGCCATATGTTAATTTTATCTTTGCCTTTTCCATTCTCTTCTCTGTTGGAACGAGTACGGTCGTAGCCATTTATCGTGGTGAAAACAATATGAGAAGCGCAAATGAAACATTTACGAGAAATACGATTTTTCTGACCGTCTGTGCCTTGATTATTACTTTTCTGGCACTGGTATTTCAAAATGAATTGGCACTGTTTCTAGGAGCCAGTGAAGCAACGCTTCCGTATGTTCATGATTATCTGGGGATTCTCATCTGGTTTACGTTTTTCTTTATCGTATCCTATTCTATGGAGGTGCTTGTTAAAACAGACGGATTTCCAAAGCTGGCAACCACTGCGGTAACGGTGGGAGCGATCACAAACATTGTGATGGATTATATTCTGGTTGTCCATGTTGGAATGGGGATTCGTGGTGCAGCGATTGCGACAGGCTTATCACAGGTATTAACATTCACTGTATTCACCCTTCATTTCCTGGGAAAAAAGGGAACCATTCACTGGTGTAAAACTACGATGGATTTGACCATCTACAAGCGGATCATACCGATTGGCACAGCAGATTTTATAACGGAGCTGTCTGCAGGTACTATTATTTTTCTGTTTAACCATGCGATTTTAAAGCATATCGGAGATAGCGGGGTCGTTACCTATACGGTTATAACTTATATTTATAATATCGTGATGATGACGTTTACCGGTATATCTCAGGGAATGCAGCCGCTTGTCAGCTTTTACAGAGGACGCAAAGAGGAACGAGTATGCCGTCTGTTTCTGCACTATGCCCTGATTTCCACACTGGTCATGTCAATTATAGCATTGGCGGTATGTCTGATTATGACACCTGTGCTCGTATCCATATTTATTGATTCCTCACGTACCGTCCTGTACAATGATACCATTCATGCCTTTCGGATATATTCTCTTTGTTATCTGGTAATCGGCTACAATATCGTATGCAGCGGTTATTTTGCGGCTGTGGAAAAAAGCAGATACTCGTTCACGATTTCACTGCTTCGCGGGTTTGTCTTTATCGCTGCTTCCATATGGATCATGGGCGAGCTGTTTCAGGGAGAGGGAATCTGGTATGCGACGCTGGTATGTGAAAGCAGTACACTCCTGGTCAGCATCGGATGTATGCTTCGCAGCAGGAAAAAAACACAGGTATCTTCACAACAGGTAGTGCAGCAGGTGTAA
- a CDS encoding HD domain-containing protein, with protein MDRLELIREQSDAIIQKLNKEEERKFAYIHTYGVAQAAAMLATIRKLDVELCCIAAMLHDISLYALNCPHAGHAQRSAEYAKGLLEKLEVFSEEEIRILTHMISVHSDKMTRHDGPMSELLKDADVLQHYLYNPKIELSEKDKVRLFYLLEDLKCAEVE; from the coding sequence ATGGATCGATTAGAGCTTATTCGTGAACAGAGCGACGCTATCATTCAGAAACTCAACAAGGAGGAGGAACGCAAGTTCGCCTATATCCACACATACGGAGTGGCACAGGCAGCTGCCATGCTGGCAACCATTCGAAAGCTGGATGTGGAGCTGTGCTGTATCGCTGCCATGCTGCACGATATTTCACTTTACGCATTGAATTGTCCGCATGCAGGTCATGCACAGCGAAGTGCGGAGTATGCAAAGGGATTGCTGGAAAAGCTGGAGGTATTCAGTGAGGAGGAAATCCGGATACTGACACATATGATTTCCGTGCATTCTGATAAAATGACGCGGCATGACGGGCCGATGTCTGAGCTCCTGAAGGATGCGGATGTCTTACAGCATTATCTGTACAATCCAAAAATTGAATTGTCGGAGAAAGATAAGGTGCGTCTGTTTTATCTTCTGGAGGATTTGAAGTGTGCAGAAGTGGAATAG
- a CDS encoding cold-shock protein, producing MSTGKVKWFNAEKGYGFITSDDGKDIFVHYSSIQSDGFRTLEEGQAVNFDVVESDRGQQAANVTVA from the coding sequence ATGAGTACAGGTAAAGTAAAATGGTTTAATGCAGAAAAGGGTTATGGATTCATCACTTCTGATGATGGTAAGGACATCTTCGTTCATTACTCAAGCATCCAGAGCGACGGATTCCGTACACTGGAAGAAGGACAGGCTGTAAACTTCGACGTTGTTGAAAGCGATCGTGGACAGCAGGCTGCTAACGTAACTGTAGCGTAA
- a CDS encoding Rab family protein, giving the protein MIIQDEMLRCAIARTLQIEEADITEEKLNELTTLSARSSGIISLEGLQYATNLSYLDLCGNAIEDLTPIRDLREIEVLNLSKNMLRDIQALREFRQLLRLDISRNNLYTMDISALAGMINLEELNLERSKVDNLVYLENVKKLKKLYVGIENGPFPLSILGMLDELKELHMNKMWLYDIADLTYLKHIEVLDLSTNLFSDLSPLQYMKDTLRSLNISNNEYLTDLSILAEFPNLEVLDISFDHIKDFTFLKKLKNLKDLRATQSGLCDLRNLKGLIQMEKLDISENRVQHTEILKEMKLLRYFKASCCFLHDIDFLKNAKDLVELNVFNNHITHIEVLKGCEHMTTLDVGNNDIRNIDSLEDMINLECLGLSHNNISDLSPLKDLTNLSTIDLYNNVITDLSPLKKLINLSSLRLDHNGVMDLSPLEECIYLSSLTLKANYVTDVTPLTKLKNLYELRLDENPIEDITVLEDMEYYDKFSY; this is encoded by the coding sequence ATGATCATACAGGATGAAATGCTGCGGTGTGCAATCGCCAGAACCCTGCAGATCGAGGAAGCGGATATCACAGAGGAAAAGCTGAATGAGCTGACAACTCTGTCTGCCAGAAGCAGCGGGATTATATCTCTGGAAGGACTGCAATATGCAACTAATCTGAGTTATCTGGATCTTTGCGGAAATGCTATTGAGGATCTGACACCGATCCGTGATCTTCGTGAAATCGAAGTTTTGAATCTGTCGAAAAATATGCTGCGTGACATTCAGGCACTGCGGGAATTCCGTCAGCTGCTGCGGCTGGATATCTCACGCAACAATCTGTATACGATGGATATCAGTGCATTGGCCGGAATGATCAATCTGGAGGAGCTGAATCTGGAGCGTAGCAAGGTGGATAACCTTGTCTATCTGGAAAATGTCAAGAAACTGAAAAAGCTGTATGTCGGTATCGAAAACGGGCCGTTCCCGCTCAGTATTCTTGGAATGCTGGATGAGTTAAAAGAGCTTCATATGAATAAGATGTGGCTGTATGATATTGCCGATCTCACATATCTCAAGCATATTGAGGTACTGGATTTATCAACAAACCTGTTTTCTGATTTATCTCCGTTGCAGTATATGAAGGATACGCTGCGCAGTCTGAATATCTCAAACAATGAATATTTAACGGATTTAAGCATTTTAGCGGAATTTCCTAATCTGGAGGTTCTTGATATATCCTTTGACCATATAAAGGATTTCACATTTCTGAAAAAGCTGAAAAATCTGAAGGATTTGCGGGCAACACAAAGTGGCTTGTGTGATCTGCGGAATCTGAAGGGTTTAATCCAGATGGAAAAGCTGGATATCAGTGAAAACCGGGTACAGCATACGGAAATTCTGAAGGAAATGAAGCTGCTGCGTTATTTCAAGGCAAGCTGCTGTTTCCTGCATGATATTGATTTCCTCAAGAATGCCAAGGATCTGGTAGAGCTGAACGTATTCAACAATCACATTACACATATCGAGGTTCTTAAGGGCTGTGAGCATATGACAACACTGGATGTCGGCAATAATGATATCCGCAATATTGATTCACTGGAGGATATGATCAATCTGGAATGCCTTGGGTTATCGCATAATAATATTTCAGATTTATCACCATTAAAGGATTTAACAAACCTCAGCACGATTGATTTATATAATAATGTCATTACCGATCTGTCACCACTGAAAAAGCTGATCAATTTAAGCTCTCTGCGACTGGATCACAATGGCGTGATGGATCTGTCTCCTTTGGAGGAATGCATCTATCTGAGCTCCTTAACCCTGAAAGCGAACTATGTTACGGATGTGACACCGCTAACGAAGCTGAAGAATCTGTATGAGCTTCGTCTGGATGAAAATCCGATTGAGGACATTACCGTTTTAGAGGATATGGAATACTACGATAAATTCTCTTATTGA